One genomic segment of Gottschalkia acidurici 9a includes these proteins:
- a CDS encoding 2-isopropylmalate synthase, protein MKKILVFDTTLRDGEQVPGAKLNLHQKIEIAKQLIKLNVDIIEAGFPSSSPGDFKSVETIAKKIGDKAMITALARAVKSDITSVYESVKHAQDPLIHIVLGTSNVHVEKKFSKTKEQVLETGVEAVKYAKSLLPNVQYSTEDASRSDFEYLWKTIEAVVKAGATMINIPDTVGYAVPEEFGELIRKINYRLKNLNDKVILSVHCHNDTGLATANTLAAIKNGADKIECTINGIGERAGNTALEEVVMGLKLRKEYYNADTNIVTREIKKTSNLVSGLMGLDVQVNKAITGDNAFSHSSGIHQDGLLKNRDVYEVIRPEDVGVNNMELVLTARSGRHAFKDAITSLGLEIGNEIEFDDLFKRFLELADMKKEVYHHDLIYLIEKYYHDNDSMANERFMEIGKKLYEIESLQVISNDIFPTATVKIKKGDEILIESSVGHGPIDALYTAIKNAVKLDVELKEYKINSMSRGKDALGRVSIVIDYNGKEYSSKATETDIIRSSAVAFINGINSIILDDELI, encoded by the coding sequence ATGAAAAAGATATTAGTTTTTGATACTACATTAAGAGATGGTGAACAAGTACCTGGAGCAAAGCTTAACTTACATCAAAAAATAGAAATAGCTAAACAACTTATAAAATTAAATGTAGACATTATAGAAGCAGGATTTCCATCATCATCACCTGGAGATTTTAAATCAGTAGAAACTATAGCAAAAAAGATAGGAGATAAAGCTATGATAACAGCTCTTGCTAGAGCAGTTAAATCTGATATTACATCCGTATATGAAAGCGTAAAACATGCACAAGATCCACTTATTCATATTGTATTAGGTACATCTAATGTACACGTAGAAAAGAAATTCAGTAAAACAAAAGAACAGGTATTGGAAACTGGAGTTGAAGCAGTAAAGTATGCAAAGAGTCTTCTTCCAAATGTTCAGTACTCAACAGAAGATGCATCAAGAAGTGACTTTGAATATCTTTGGAAAACCATAGAGGCTGTAGTGAAGGCTGGAGCTACTATGATTAATATACCTGACACTGTCGGCTATGCAGTACCAGAAGAGTTTGGAGAACTAATAAGAAAAATAAACTATCGTCTTAAAAACCTTAATGACAAAGTGATATTAAGTGTTCATTGTCATAATGATACTGGATTAGCTACTGCAAATACTCTTGCAGCTATAAAAAATGGTGCAGATAAAATAGAGTGTACTATAAACGGAATAGGGGAAAGAGCAGGAAATACAGCATTAGAAGAAGTAGTTATGGGACTTAAGTTAAGAAAAGAATATTATAATGCCGATACTAACATAGTAACTAGGGAAATAAAGAAAACATCAAATTTAGTAAGTGGCTTGATGGGATTGGATGTTCAAGTTAATAAAGCTATAACTGGAGATAATGCTTTCTCTCATTCATCTGGTATTCACCAAGATGGACTATTAAAAAATAGAGACGTTTATGAGGTTATAAGACCAGAAGACGTAGGCGTTAATAATATGGAGTTAGTCTTAACTGCTAGATCAGGAAGACATGCATTTAAGGATGCTATTACTAGCTTAGGATTAGAAATAGGTAATGAAATAGAATTCGATGATTTATTTAAGAGATTTTTAGAACTTGCAGATATGAAAAAAGAAGTCTATCATCATGATTTAATCTATTTAATAGAAAAATACTATCATGATAATGACAGTATGGCTAATGAGAGATTTATGGAAATAGGAAAAAAACTGTATGAGATAGAGTCTTTACAGGTAATAAGCAATGATATATTCCCTACAGCAACAGTAAAGATAAAAAAGGGAGACGAAATTCTAATAGAAAGCTCAGTAGGGCATGGACCTATAGATGCCCTTTATACGGCTATAAAAAATGCAGTTAAACTGGATGTAGAATTAAAGGAATATAAAATAAATAGTATGTCAAGAGGCAAAGATGCACTAGGAAGAGTATCTATAGTAATAGATTACAATGGAAAAGAATACTCTTCTAAGGCAACAGAGACAGATATAATAAGATCGAGTGCTGTAGCATTTATAAATGGAATTAATTCTATAATACTAGATGATGAGTTGATATAG